The Streptomyces sp. NBC_01237 genomic interval AGCACATGGAGAGGGACTTCAGGGCGGGACGCGGATTCGAGATGCTCAAGGGGCTGTCGCTGGTCCAACGGCGGGTCGCCGCACGGTACTTCGGACGGGCGATGACGGCGTTCCGGTACCTCACCGAGGATCTGAAGGTGTCCCGGACCGCGTTCGAAGGGGGCCTGGAGATCATCGCCAGCCATGATCTCCAGCCCCGCGCGCTGCCGCTGCCCGGCACACTCGGCACCGTGACGGTGGCCCCGCACGGCTTCGTCGCGAGCGAGCAGGGAACACCGACGTACGCGCTGATCAACGACGCGCACCACCGGCCCGGTCACCTCGCGCGCTGGAAGGACGGCCGGTTCGTTCCCGAACTCGCCTGGTACCCGGCGGATCTGGCGGGATACCGGTCCGACACGGTCCACGCCGACCTGCGGCTCACCGCCACACCCGCGGAACTCCCCGCGGGCGGCACCGCCCGTGCGGCCCTGACCCTCGCGGCGTGGGACGGCACACCGATCGACCTGACCGGTGCGGACATCGCCTGGGAACTCGACGGCCAGCCGATCGCGCACCTGGACACCGACGCCGACGGCAGCGTGTGGCTCGCACCGAACCCCGGCGGTACGAGCGGATGGGCGACGGTCCGCGCCGTTGTCACCCGTGACGGGGTCGCGGCGTACAGCGGCGTGCAACTGGTCGAGCTCAGCGGCTGAACCGTACGTCCGGGCGGTGCCGGGGTCAGTCTTGTGGAGGCTGCTGGGGTGGGCCTGGCGCCGAGCCCGGGATGTTCAGCTTGATACGCGTGGTGATGTCGTGTGCGTCGGCATCGGGCCAGGGCCATGCCACGCCTCTGGTGACAGCCGTGCTCCACGGCGCGTCATGGCCCCGGCCGTCCGACGACCGGGGCCCGGAGGTGCCGTGTACCGAATTCTCGTGGAAGGAGTCCAGTGCTTCCAGCACGTCCTGCACCCGGGCAATCTCCAGCTGGATTTCCTCACGCCGTCGGACCGACTGCTCGATCTCGCGCCGCATCGTCAGTGACTGACTCTCCAGGGCCTCCCATACCCGGTCGGCCTGCCGGGCCGCTTCGCCGAGGATCGCCCTGGCTTCCTCACGGGCCGCCGCCACGATGGCCTGGGCCGACCTGGTGGCCGCCGGGGGGACGGGCGTGGGGACGCTTGACGCGTGGAGCGGTCGTTCGGCCCCCGGCCACACGGCCGTCGCCCCCTGCCGGGCCTCCGCCGGCACCCCGGCGGCACCCCGTCGCAGCCGCTCCGCCTCCGCGGAGCTCTCCACCGTGTTCCGCGGGGCGGTGTGTGCGCCGTCCGGCAGTGGGCCGGGGCCGGCTCGCCCCTGACGCGCTCGGGCCGCCGCCCTGGCGGCGATCTGCGCTTCACGAGCGCTGCGCCAGAGCTTCCGGAACTCCTCCGCCTCGGCTCGATCACCGGGAGCGAGCAGCCGCACGAGTTCCAGCGTGAACTGCTGCGAGGGCAGCCGTTTGCCGTTCAGTGCCTCGGAGACCGCGGCCGGGGACAACGGGACCTCCCTCCTGGCACCTCGCGAGATCTGCCGCAAAGGAGGTGTGCCGGAGTCCAGGTGCACGGCGCGCAATCGATGGGCGAACACCCGCAGTGCCTTGTCGTAGGCATCGGCCAGGGCCTCGGCCGAGGGCTCGGCACCGTCCACCACCGCTTCTCCGGGCTCTTCGGGGACAGCACCCGACATCGGGCTCCTTGTGTTCGTACCGGCACTTTCCGTCACGCTAGCCCGCGGCGCGCGGGACTTCCGGACGTTCCAGCGAAAACCACCGAACGAATGGCGTTTCGGCCGAACACCTCGCCGGTTCGGATTCGTCCTCGTACGTTCGCCCGGCTGGTCTCCGGCCCGACCGTGTTCTCCCATGGAGTCGCGCAAGGAGAGGACGCCGGTGATCCGAGGAGCGGACCCGGCGCGAGCAACCGGAGGAGTCACCATGACGGGGAATCGCCCTACGGGTCGCGGGGGTTGGCATCTGAGCCTGGACGGCAGGGGGCTGGAGGTCGGCGCGGGCGCGCATCTGCGTCTGTCGGTCTCGCTGGCCGCGCTGCGCTGGATCATGTGTCTGGGCGGTGCGACCGCGGCAGGCTGCACGTACTGGACACGGCTCGGCCGCTGAGACTGTGGACCGGGCGCGGACAGGACGGCGGAGCCCGGCCGAGCAGAAAGTCGCTTGTACGAGCCGGAGGTTGCGCATAGCGTCCGCGGGATGGAGACAAAGCCCCTCGTCCGGCGTTACCAGACCTCCGACGAGGACGAGGTGATGGCGCTGTGGTCGAGTGCCTCGAAACTGGCCCACCCGTTCGTCGAGGGTGAGGGCGAGGGTGAGCGGGCCCGCAAGGTCCGTGAGGTCTATCTGCGCGAGGCCGAGAACTGGGTCGCGGACGAGGACGGCGTCGCCGTCGGCCTCCTGGGCCTGATCGGCAGCGAGATCGGTGGCCTGTTCGTCGCGCCCCGGGCTCAGGGGCGGGGTATCGGGCGGGCGCTGGTGGAACATGCCGCGACGCTGCGCGGCGATCTGCTGCTGGAGGTGTTCGAGGCGAATCCCGCGGCCCGTGGCTTCTACGGGCTCATGGGCTTCGAGGAGCGCGAACGCCGCGTGGACGAGGAGACCGGGCACGTCCTGATCGTCATGTTCCGTCCGGGACGCTGAGCGCGTCGCCCCCCAGGGCTTGCGGGCGTCGGGCTCCGGCCGCCGTCGGGTGCGGTCCGCGTCGTTCGGCGGCCCGACGTCCGTGACTGTCCACGAGGGCCTGCCGCACCGCATAATTCAGCGGTGAAGAGCAACCACGTGATTCTCGATTGGAAACTTCCTTTCCACGAGCGGATCCGGCAGGCCGTCGAGATGTGGATCCACGATGGCCGTGGCCCCGACCATCTGGTGACCGGCAAGGCGTTCTTCGCGATGTACTCCTGGCACCTGCGCCACTGGACCGACCATGACATCGCGTGGGCGGAGTTCGCCGCCGCCTCGTACCACTCCCTCGGTGGCAAGGACGGCTGGGAAGCCATGCTGCGTGAGCGGGCCAACTGCGAGAGCTGCGGGGACAGATACCGGCTGGAGAACATCGGGCTGTGCACCGGATGCATGCGGTACACCTGCTACGACTGCGGCGCCCACGGGTCCTGCGCCGGCGAGATCGTCTGACACCCGCGGCCGTCGGGATCCGGCGGGCGTACCGCGCCCGGCCAGACCGGCGGTCCGGCCCGGCCCACCCCCTCCGTGGGCCGGGCACGTTCTGTTCCCGCCGCGATGACCTCGGCAGGGTCAGCGGCTCACCCCGTTCTCCGCCGCCTGGGTCAACAGCGGTTCCACCAGGGGTGGCTGGAAGCCCAGGGCCAGGAAGGCGACGGGCCAGGAACCGCGCCGTGTGATCTCGAACCGGTAGAAGGCCATGAAGAGGGACTGCGAGGTCATCATCTGGATCCCCATCACCTCGGCCCACGGGACCGCCCTCCGCGGCTGTCCGAACAGACCGGTGATGACCAGGCCGTCCCTGAAGAGGTAGCACCTCCTGAGCCCGAATCTGGCGGAGGCGCGGCCCCATGCCCACCTGAGCCCGATCGCGGCCAGCGCCACGGAGATCGTGATGGCGCCCTTGGTGAACGCCGCCGTGGGCCTGACGCAGACGAGGCCGACGAGCGTCGCCAGGCACAGCCCCAGGAGGAGCCGCAGGCCGAGCTGAGCAAGCCCTCCCCCCAGTCCCGCGACGGCGTAGTTGCCCCGCGCCTCGCCGAAACCCGCCCTGTTCACGCCTGGTCGCATGCCGAATCGTCTTCCTGGTAGGTCATGTGGGGTGAGGGCTTCCTGTCGGTGCGCGGGGGCCACCGGGTCATCGCCCGGTCCGCGCGACGAGTTCGGCGAGCAGACGGGCCCGGGGAACCATCCGCGCGACATCGACGTACTCGGAGTCCGCGTGCGCGCCGGCGCCCACAGCGCCCAGGCCGTCCAGCGTCGGACAGCCGACCGCCGCGGTGTAGTTGGCGTCGGAGGCCCCGCCGACGGCGCGCCCGCGCAACGGTTCCTGACCCAGTTCGTCGGCGATCCCGGAAGCGAGGGCGAACAGGGCGGCGGAGGACTCCGGTCCCATGGGCGGACGTTGCCTGCCTCCCAGCACCTCCACCCTGGCTCCGGGTGTCCGCGCGCGGAGCCCTCGTACCAGCGCGTCGATCCGGTCCTGCTCCGTGGTGGTGGGCGCTCGTACGTCGAGCGCCAGCCGCGCCAGCGCGGGCACGGTGTTGCGCGCGCTTCCGGACGACATCAGGGTGGGGGTGACGGTCGCGGCACCCAGGGTTTCACCGTCCGCTCCGGAGGCGTCCGAAGGGGCTCCGGAGGCGGCCGACGGAGCTCCGAAACCGGCGACGGCCAGCACCTGGTGAGCGATCTCGACCGTGGCGTTGACCCCCTTCTCCGGTTCCTGGCCCGAGTGCGCGGCCCGGCCGTGCACCACGACCTCGTAGCGCGACGTGCCTTTGCGGGCGGTCTTGAGCGCGCCCTCCTCGTCGGCTGCCGCCTCCAGCACGAACGCCGCCGCGCATCCGCGCGCGGATCGCTCGATCAGCTGCCGTGAGGTGGTGGAGCCGACCTCCTCGTCCCCGTTGACCAGCACGCACACGCCCTCCGGGGAAGGCAGGGAGGCCAGTGCGTGGAACATCTGCACCAGACCGGCCTTCATGTCCAGAACCCCGGGACCGCGAGCCCTCCCACCGGCCACCGCCCAGGGGTGGGTTTCGAGCGACCCGATGGGCCAGACCGTGTCGTGATGCCCCACCAACAGGACCCGTGGCGTGCCGAAGGTCCAGCGCAGATGGGTCACTCCTTTGATCACGATCGTCTCCGGCGCGACCCCCAGCAGCCTCGCCCCGAGTGCACCGACCACCTCGGCGCTGCGCGCCACCGCACCGAGGTCGGCCGAGTAGGACTCGCAGACCACGAGCTCCTCGAGGTCGGCCAGCATCGCCGGCAGGGCGAGGTCGTACTTCCCGGTCACCGGTTCCACCCCGTCGTCGCTTTCTGTCGTAACACCGCACATCCCCCTCGGATCTCATGGGCCTTCGATGGAGCGGCGGAGCTCGATTCCGTTCCGGAGCACCGCCGCGTGAAACGACGCTAGGACGCGACCCGGCATTCCACCAGCGACTGGTTTGCATGGAAGCCATGCGATCGAGGAATGTGTTGAGGGAGCATGATGCGGTCGGCGAAGGCAATCGGAGGGCGGTAGGAGGGTGTTCGAGAACGACGCGCTGCGGCTGTTCGTGACCGTGGCGGAGAGCGGTTCGTTCACGGAGGCGGCGGTCCGGCTCAGCTACACGCAGTCCGCGGTGTCCCGGCGGATCGCCGCGCTGGAACAGCGGGCGGGCGGGCCCCTGTTCGACCGGCTACCTCGCGGCGTACGGCTCAATCCGGCCGGTCGCACGCTGCACCGGCACGCCCTGGAGGTACTGGACCGACTGGCGCGGGCGGAGCGGGAGCTCGCCGTGCTGCAGGCCGGCCTCGGTGGGCTTCTGCATGTCGGAGCATTCGCCACCGCGAACATCTCCTTGATGCCCGGCGCTCTGCGGGCGCTGCGGGACGCCAGGCCGGAGGTCGAGGTGGTCGCGGCCGAAGGCCCGACCGACACCCTGATGCGGCGGCTCTCGGACGGGGCGCTGGACCTCGCCGTCGTCAGCGACTACCCGTCCGGCCTGCCGCGGGCCGACGGTGTCACGACGACCGAGCTGTGCGAGGACGAGTTGTGCGTCGCGCTTCCGCGAGGGCACCGGTTGGCCGGTGCCGGCCGGATCGACCTGCGTGAACTGCGTGACGAGGCCTGGCTGCAGAGCGCTTACGGCGACCGCCCGACGATGCTCGCCGACGCCTGCGTACGGGCCGGATTCAGTCCGAGGAAGATCATCAGGATCGCGGAGTGGACGGGCAAGTTCGGCTACGTGGCCGCGGGACTGGGGGTGGCGCTCGTTCCCTCGCTCGCCGCTCGGGCGGTCCCCGGGACGCTGGCCGTGTGCCGCCTCACCGATCCGGCTCTGCGCCGGACCCTGCATGTGGCTCTGCCCTCGGCGCCCCTGCCGGCCGCCCTGGAGCTGCGCGGCCTTCTGCGTGCTGCCGTCGACCGCGAACAGTGGGATACGTAGGTCCTCCGCCACACCTGTCCTCGGAGCCGGGTGCGGATCGACGCTCGCCCGCGCCCGGGACCACCGCATCAGGTGCGGCCGTCATGCCGTCGGCGGCCCTGCGGCGCGGCAGGAGGCCGATTCCCCCCGATGCTCCCGCAAACGGCAGGCACCGAGGGCGCGACCCGGATCGGCCACCGCGCGAGGCGTGGGGGTGGACACCGGTGGCCTGTGACGGGACCTTCACGGCCGTGTCCCGGTTGTGTGCCATTCGGTGTCCGGCCGAAATTCGACGTTAGCCTGACGGCGCTCAGGGTGTCCCCGGGGCGTCGGAACACATGAACGGGAAGCAGGAACAGACGTGGGCAGACGTGACGGGCACGCGGTGTCGCGCAGGCGGATACTCGGGCTGGCGGGGACAGGGCTGGGGCTGGTCGCGTTCGGGGCCGGGGTCGTGGGGTGCGGTCCCGAGAAGAAGGTGGATGTACCGGGCGGCAGTGCCGCACCGGGCGGGGACGAGAGCGGTGACGGTTTCACCACCCCACCGCCGGGCACCGCACCCGAGCCGCTGTGGCGGGCGGAGGCGGCGAACAGCAACCTGTCCGGCATCGACGCGCTCGCGGTGACCGGTGACCTGGTTCTGGTGGCGGGCGACCCGCTGGTGGGACGGGACATGGCCGGTGGCAAGCAGAAGTGGTCGCGCGCCGGGGTCACCACTCCCGGAGCCGAACTCGTCATCGGCGGCGGAACGCTCTATCTCACCAGCGCCGAGTACGACGGTGATGTGGTGGGTCTGGACCCGGCCACGGGCAAGGAGACCTGGCGCAGCCGCCTGGGCGAGAAATATCAGCTGCCGCGCCCGATCGCGGCCGACGACCGCCATGTGTACGTCCTCGCCGGCATCCTGGAGAAGGACTTCTCCACCCCGAACAACGTGATCGCCGCGATCGACACCACGTCCGGCAGGATCGCCTGGCGCGAGCAGCGCGACGCGGGGACCGAGGAGTACGGCATCACCGCCTCGGTCGTCGACGGGCACCTCATCTACACGGACTACCGCGAGAACGTGACCGTCCGTGACACGGCGACGGGGCGGCAGGTGTGGACGAAGAAGATCAGCCGGTCCAACCACCGTCGCTTCGCGGTGCACGAGGATCTGGTGATCGTGGCGGACGGGCGGCGGCTGCGGGCGCTCTCACTGGCCGGGGGCAAGGACCGCTGGTCGCTCCGGACGGAGGAGTTCAGCACGTTCAACGACCCGCATGTCCTGGACGGGGTGCTCTACGTCTCCGACAGCGTGCGCGGCATGTGGGCGGTGGAGCCCGGTACGGGCAAGCGGATCTGGCACAACGGGGAGCTGCTGGAGTCGGCCACGCAGGCCTGGCAGTTCGCCAAGGTGGGCGGCACCCTGTACGGCGCGACCGAGTTCGACAAGGACGGCGGTGTGCACGCCTTCGACGCGGCGACCGGGAAGCTGCGCTGGACGTACAACGACAAGTCCGGTGACATCCAGCAATGGTACGTGGCGGCGGCGGGCGACCGGCTGGCCGTGATGCACGGGAAGCGGCTCTACGCGCTGCCCGCCGTCTGATCCGAAACGCGGTGCGGATGCGGGTGCTCGGCGAAGGCCGCGGCGCCCGGGGCCGACCGGCCCCGAGGACCCGGCTGCTTTGCGGCCTGCTCCGGAGGTGTGAAGGCCGCCCGTGTCCGTGCGGGCCGGGGAAGCCTCGGGTGCGAACCGGCGGTCAGTGGGTACAGGACCCGTGACCCGAGTCGGTGCGGGTACGCTCCCCCGCCCGCACACATCACCGAGGCCCCATGGTTCGCCCATGGGGCCTCGGCCGTGTCAGGTTCTCCCACGGGCTGCCGCACCGGCACCGCCCGCGCCGGGAACCATCCGCACCGGTGCGGTCCGCAGCGGGGCCGCCAGCGCCCGGACCGTCCGCACCTGCGGCCGCGGCGCCCGAGCGGGCGCCGCGGCCCCGCGGGATGTCCCGTTCAGCTCGGCGTTCTCCAGCGGCGGCCGCCCTTCGCCGCCGCCACCAGTGCGGGCACCGTGCCGAGCTTGACCCGCGGGCGGCCGTGCTCACGGCCGCGTGCCCGCTCGGCCCGGTCGATGGCGGCCAGCCCCCGGGCGTCCACGACGTCACGGCCACGGCTACGGGCGAGACGGTGGAATGCCTTGGGCGGGTGGACCGGGGAGGCCAGGGCACCCGCGATCGCGTCGGCCAGCAGCGTGCCGACGGTCTCGGCCGCGCAGGTGCGGTTGGCTCCGATGCCGCCCGAGGGGCCGCGTTTGATCCAGCCGACGACGTATGTCCCGGGCATGCCCGTCACCCGGCCGCCCTCGTGCGGTACGGTCCCGCCCGACTCGTCGAAGGGGAGGCCCGGAACCGGCATGCCGCGGTAGCCGACCGCGCGCAGCAGCAGGCCCGCGGGGATGTGCTGTTCGCCGGGACCTTCCGTCACCCGCACCCCTGTGACGCTGTCGTCACCGAGCACCTCCAGGGGAGCGGAGTGGAAGCGGAAGACGATGCGCCGGCCCGGAGCCGGCGGACGCGACCAGTCCTGCGTCCGGCGGGGCACGTCCCGCAGCAGGGCCGCCTTCTCGCCCGGCGCCGCGCTGTCGATCGCCGCCCCGGTCCGGGGATCGTGGTCGTCCACAACGAGTTCCACGCCGGGCAGGTGCCCGAGGGCGAGCAGCTCGGAGGCGGTGCAGGCGGCGTGCTCGGGGCCCCGTCGGCCCAGCAGGACCACCTCACGCACCGTCGAGTCCCGCAGCGCCGCGAGGGCGTGATCGGCGATATCGGTACCCGCCAGCGTGGCCGGATCCGTGACGAGGATGCGCGCGACATCGAGAGCGACGTTGCCGTTGCCCACGACGACGACCCGTTCCGCGGAGAGGCCCACGGCCTCGGGCGCGACCTCCGGGTGGGCGTTGTACCAGGACACGAACGAGGTGGCCGAGCGACTGCCGGGCAGGTCCTCGCCGGGGATGCCGAGCCGCCGGTCGGCCGAGGCACCGACCGCGTAGATCACCGCGTCGTGGTGCGCGGCGAGTTCCTCGGCGGTGATGTCCTTGCCGACCTCGACGCCCAGATGCATGCGTACACGGGGATGGGAGTGGAAACGTGCGAAGGTATCGCCGACCTTCTTCGTCGCGGGGTGGTCGGGCGCCACGCCGTAGCGGACGAGACCGCCCGCCACCGGCAGCCGGTCGACCAGCGTCACCTGGGCGTTGGTGTGCAGGAGGAGATCCTCGGCGGCGTACATGCCGGCCGGTCCGGTACCGACGACCGCCACCCGGATCGGCGCGAAATCGGACGGCAGGCTGCGCGCGAAGGAAGGCTCGCCCCAGGCATGGAAGTTCGGTCCGGCGGGAGCCGGTTCGGGTTCCTCGTCCGTGAAGTAGGCGGCGTTGATCGCGGCGTACCGCTTCTGCGCACCGAAGAGGCTGTCCACGGGGAAGATGGCGTCGACCGGACAGGCATCGGCGCAGGCACCGCAGTCGATGCACGTCGCCGGGTCGACGTAGAGCATCTCGGTACTGCCGAACGCCCGTTCCTCGGGGGTCGGATGAATGCAGTTGACGGGGCATACGGCGACGCAGGTGGCGTCGTTGCAGCAGGTCTGGGTGATGGCGTAGGTCATCTCGTCAGCTCAGGTCGTCGGCTCGGACCAGGTCAGATCAGCGCGGCGCGCTTGTAGAAGAACAGGGCCGGTTTCGTCAACAGCCGGGCCGAGGCCAGGAACTCCATCAGACCCGAACAGCTCGACCTCATCAGGGACTTGTGGTGCTCGTTGGCCCTGGCCTCGGCGCGGGCCCGCTTGCTGTCGAGGCCCGCGTTCGCGTAGACGTCCCGGTTCACCATGCTGGTGACGATGTAGTACGAGGCGATCGCCACGACGAGCGCGTTGATCCGCCGGCGCACCGCGCCCGCGTCGCGCAGCCGCTTGCGGGTCTCGTCACGGGCGAACTTCATGTGCCGCGACTCCTCCACCACATGGATGTTGTTGATGGTGCGCACGAAGGGCGCGACCCGCTCGTCCCTCATCCAGTCGCGCTGCATCACGTCGAGCACTTCCTCGGCGACGAGTATCGCCGCGTACGCGGCCTCGCCGAAGGCCAGGGTCTTGAACGCCCGCCCCAGCTCGACCACCGCCCGGTGCGGCCGGTACGCGGGGGCTCCCAGCTTCGCCGCACCCCTGGCGAACATGATCGAGTGCCGGCACTCGTCGGCGACCTCGGTGAGCGCCCACTGGAACCGGGGGTCGGTCGGATCCTTGGCGTACATGTCGCGCAGCACCATCTGCTGGAGAATCATCTCGAACCAGATGCCCGTACTGGCCACGGACGCCGCTTCCTGGCGGGTCAGCGCCTTGCGCTGCGCGTCGGTCAACTCCGCCCAGTAGGCGGTGCCGTAGAGCGTGCTCCACTCGGGGCTCGCGCCGTGGTCGTCCTTGTCGAGCGGGGTCTCCCAGTCCACTTCCGTGGCCGGGTCGTACGACAGCTTGGCAGCCGATTCGAGCAGCCGTCGGGCGACGTCCTGCTCGGCGAGGCGGCCCTGGTCCTCCGGCCGAACGGTGCTGCTTGCCATGGTGCGGCTCCTTGAATCGAGAGATCGACCCGACGCTGCCCGACCGGTGTCCCAACGCGTGCGCGTTTGATGGGATCGATGGCCGCCGAGCGCCGCCACGCTTGTTAGACACCGCGTCTAGCAAGCTTATTAGACGCAAGGTATAGCAAGAGTGCCGCACGGGCCTACCCCCGCGCCAGGAATCTGTACGAGCCCTCCACGACCCGACGTCACGGTCCGGGCGCCACCGGGCCCCGTGCCGGGCGGGCCGGCATGACCGGCGTAGGGCCCAGGCGAACACGCCTGCCCGTCAACGGAGTTGCCGAGACGGGCAGCCGGTTACCGCTGGTCGAGGTGGGGGCGAGAGGGTTCGGACCGCGTTCAGGACGGAGGCTGCGCGGCGGTTTCGCCGATTCGGCCACGGGCCACCCCCGGCCTTCACCACCCCGGGTGCACACGCTCTCCCGGCGTCACCACAGCGTTCACCAGTAGTGACGCCTGCCGCCCACAGCGTGACCAATACCACCGAGAATCCAGAGAATGGCGCCGATGACGGCCAAGACGATTCCGATGGTCCAGAGAATGCCGAATCCGGTCACCAGCCCGATCACAAGAAGGATGACACCGAGGACGATCATGACGTTCTCCCATCACAGCGCGAAACCGTCGGGACACTCACATTATGCGCCTCACCGTACGATTTCCCCCGCCCGGAACCTTTGGGCCGATGCCGCCCGGGCGGCATCGATCGATGGTCACCGCCCAGGGTTCGCAGCGAGCCCCGGGCAGTGATCCACATGAGTTGCGGGCCCGGGCCCTCTACGATGCGGTGAGGCACGGAATCCCCGAGGCCGGACGCCGACAGGGCTGGGTACCGTGCGGAAGGCAACCCACACGGGAGGCGTTCATGGCGATACGGCATCGTCTCGTCCACAGCCCGCCCCACCGGCTCTGGGCAGTACTGCGGGACCCGTCACGCTACGGCGACTGGGTCGTCGGCACCGATTCCTCACGTGCGGCGGACGGAATCTGGCCGGAGGTCGGATCCTCGATCGAGTACGCGGTGCGGCTGGGCCGGAGAGAGTTCCACGGACGGACCGTGGTCCGTCTGCTGGATCCCCCCAGGACCCTGGAACTGGAGGCGCACAGCGGGCCGTTGGGAACGGCTCGGATCGCCTTCGACATCCGGCCGTGGGGCGACGACACCCTCGTACTGGTGGATGAGCACCCCTTGCAAGGAGTCGGCGGCCAACTGCACAACGCCGCCGTGGACGCCCTGCTGCAGATACGGCACCGCGCGATGCTGCGCCGGCTCGCCGAGGTCGTCGAGTCGCGTGCCGACGACGACGCCGACGCCGCGTGACGACGACCCGCCACCCGGGACGAACCCATTGATGACAGCGGGTTCCTCAAGGCGCCCTCGCGGCCGATATCCGCGGGTGCGGCGGGATACGCCGTGAAGAACTCCCCACCCGCATAACCGGTCGACACGGACAGCCGTGTCCACGTCGGCCCGCGCTTCGTGGATCCGGCCCTCGCCACGGAGCTCCGGCCGGCGGCATGAGCCCCGCCGAACGGACGAGACGCGCTTCCGGCAAGGACAGGCGCCGTGTACGCGACCAACCACACCCTGTGATGTTCAAATGTCTGACGTTTGTGTACGGTGTCTCCATGAAACGCATCAGTGCACCGCGGCGGACGGCCAGCCTGTCCGCTCAGCTCGTGGACAGTCTCCGCTCGCACATCGAGTCGGGCGGGTGGCCGGTGGGGACGCGGATCCCGCCGGAACAGGCCCTCATCGAGGAGCTCGGGGTCGGCCGCAGCACCCTGCGGGAAGCGATCGGTGCGCTGGTGCACCTGGGCCTTTTGGAGCCCCGGGCCGGGGACGGCACCTATGTCCGCGCGTCCAGCGAGCTCCAGTCGGTCATGGTGCGGCGGGCGAGTTCCGCGGAGCGGGACAACGTGCTGGAGCTGCGGACCGTTCTGGAGGAGTACGCCTCGGGAGCCGCGGCCCTGCGCCGCAGCGAGAGCCAGTTGCAGCAGTTGCAGGAGCTGCTGGCCGACGCCGACGAGGCCTCCGCCGGTGAGGACACGGCCGCGATCACGGGCGTCGACGCGCTGTTCCACCGGGCCGTGGTCCGGGCGAGCGGGAACGACCTGCTGATCGAGGTGTACGACTACCTCGGTACGGCGCTCACCTCGTCCCTGGGGGGTCTGCCGTGGGACGCCGTCCACGCCGAGGAGCATGCCCGCCTGCACCGGCGGCTCGTGGACGCGATCGAGGCCCGGGACCAGGGCGGCGCCCGCTACGCGGCGGCCGCGATCGTCCGGCTCACCCGCGACCACGAGACCGGTACGCCACGAGCAGCGGAGGACCGGTGAGTTCGCAGCCGGCCTCGCCGGCCCGCCAGCACTCCGCCTCCGGACCACCCGCCGCCGAGTCCGCCCTGCCTGCCGTGTCGGTCGGGCTCGTCGTCGCCATCTGTCTCGTGGCGGCGAACCTGCGCACCACCCTGACCGGTGTCGGCGCACTGCTGCCGGAGATCGAGCACGGCAGCGGCCTGACATCGAGCTGGGGCGGGCTGCTGAGCACGCTCCCGCT includes:
- a CDS encoding LysR family transcriptional regulator, which gives rise to MFENDALRLFVTVAESGSFTEAAVRLSYTQSAVSRRIAALEQRAGGPLFDRLPRGVRLNPAGRTLHRHALEVLDRLARAERELAVLQAGLGGLLHVGAFATANISLMPGALRALRDARPEVEVVAAEGPTDTLMRRLSDGALDLAVVSDYPSGLPRADGVTTTELCEDELCVALPRGHRLAGAGRIDLRELRDEAWLQSAYGDRPTMLADACVRAGFSPRKIIRIAEWTGKFGYVAAGLGVALVPSLAARAVPGTLAVCRLTDPALRRTLHVALPSAPLPAALELRGLLRAAVDREQWDT
- a CDS encoding M20/M25/M40 family metallo-hydrolase; amino-acid sequence: MLADLEELVVCESYSADLGAVARSAEVVGALGARLLGVAPETIVIKGVTHLRWTFGTPRVLLVGHHDTVWPIGSLETHPWAVAGGRARGPGVLDMKAGLVQMFHALASLPSPEGVCVLVNGDEEVGSTTSRQLIERSARGCAAAFVLEAAADEEGALKTARKGTSRYEVVVHGRAAHSGQEPEKGVNATVEIAHQVLAVAGFGAPSAASGAPSDASGADGETLGAATVTPTLMSSGSARNTVPALARLALDVRAPTTTEQDRIDALVRGLRARTPGARVEVLGGRQRPPMGPESSAALFALASGIADELGQEPLRGRAVGGASDANYTAAVGCPTLDGLGAVGAGAHADSEYVDVARMVPRARLLAELVARTGR
- a CDS encoding PQQ-binding-like beta-propeller repeat protein, with translation MGRRDGHAVSRRRILGLAGTGLGLVAFGAGVVGCGPEKKVDVPGGSAAPGGDESGDGFTTPPPGTAPEPLWRAEAANSNLSGIDALAVTGDLVLVAGDPLVGRDMAGGKQKWSRAGVTTPGAELVIGGGTLYLTSAEYDGDVVGLDPATGKETWRSRLGEKYQLPRPIAADDRHVYVLAGILEKDFSTPNNVIAAIDTTSGRIAWREQRDAGTEEYGITASVVDGHLIYTDYRENVTVRDTATGRQVWTKKISRSNHRRFAVHEDLVIVADGRRLRALSLAGGKDRWSLRTEEFSTFNDPHVLDGVLYVSDSVRGMWAVEPGTGKRIWHNGELLESATQAWQFAKVGGTLYGATEFDKDGGVHAFDAATGKLRWTYNDKSGDIQQWYVAAAGDRLAVMHGKRLYALPAV
- a CDS encoding GNAT family N-acetyltransferase, with protein sequence METKPLVRRYQTSDEDEVMALWSSASKLAHPFVEGEGEGERARKVREVYLREAENWVADEDGVAVGLLGLIGSEIGGLFVAPRAQGRGIGRALVEHAATLRGDLLLEVFEANPAARGFYGLMGFEERERRVDEETGHVLIVMFRPGR
- a CDS encoding SRPBCC family protein gives rise to the protein MAIRHRLVHSPPHRLWAVLRDPSRYGDWVVGTDSSRAADGIWPEVGSSIEYAVRLGRREFHGRTVVRLLDPPRTLELEAHSGPLGTARIAFDIRPWGDDTLVLVDEHPLQGVGGQLHNAAVDALLQIRHRAMLRRLAEVVESRADDDADAA
- a CDS encoding FAD-dependent oxidoreductase, coding for MTYAITQTCCNDATCVAVCPVNCIHPTPEERAFGSTEMLYVDPATCIDCGACADACPVDAIFPVDSLFGAQKRYAAINAAYFTDEEPEPAPAGPNFHAWGEPSFARSLPSDFAPIRVAVVGTGPAGMYAAEDLLLHTNAQVTLVDRLPVAGGLVRYGVAPDHPATKKVGDTFARFHSHPRVRMHLGVEVGKDITAEELAAHHDAVIYAVGASADRRLGIPGEDLPGSRSATSFVSWYNAHPEVAPEAVGLSAERVVVVGNGNVALDVARILVTDPATLAGTDIADHALAALRDSTVREVVLLGRRGPEHAACTASELLALGHLPGVELVVDDHDPRTGAAIDSAAPGEKAALLRDVPRRTQDWSRPPAPGRRIVFRFHSAPLEVLGDDSVTGVRVTEGPGEQHIPAGLLLRAVGYRGMPVPGLPFDESGGTVPHEGGRVTGMPGTYVVGWIKRGPSGGIGANRTCAAETVGTLLADAIAGALASPVHPPKAFHRLARSRGRDVVDARGLAAIDRAERARGREHGRPRVKLGTVPALVAAAKGGRRWRTPS
- a CDS encoding AurF N-oxygenase family protein; translation: MASSTVRPEDQGRLAEQDVARRLLESAAKLSYDPATEVDWETPLDKDDHGASPEWSTLYGTAYWAELTDAQRKALTRQEAASVASTGIWFEMILQQMVLRDMYAKDPTDPRFQWALTEVADECRHSIMFARGAAKLGAPAYRPHRAVVELGRAFKTLAFGEAAYAAILVAEEVLDVMQRDWMRDERVAPFVRTINNIHVVEESRHMKFARDETRKRLRDAGAVRRRINALVVAIASYYIVTSMVNRDVYANAGLDSKRARAEARANEHHKSLMRSSCSGLMEFLASARLLTKPALFFYKRAALI
- a CDS encoding DUF6131 family protein; protein product: MIVLGVILLVIGLVTGFGILWTIGIVLAVIGAILWILGGIGHAVGGRRHYW